A region from the Deltaproteobacteria bacterium genome encodes:
- a CDS encoding CoA-binding protein — MKPRQNANDTEPGAAGALGRALHPRAVAVVGASSRENNLGHWILQSLISGGFPGAIYPVNPKGGNLLGLDVITDVERLPEPVDLGIVAVPGNRVPETLETLGRKGVACAAVIAGGFAETGPEGRALQGELLRVARQAGVRLIGPNTIGIIDVRSRLNASFSSDMGGSEPGGIGVVSQSGSVCETLYFRCLERGGGFSTLIAAGNEADLDLCDYLEYLLRDPDTAVVAMYVEQIRRPRRFFQLLKDREGKKPVVMFRTGRTPRGREAAFSHTGAMAGSDAVLSGLCRQVGVVEARSYGDLIDGTMAFTCGRRPRGGRLAVVTGPGAPGVAACDAALEAGLEMATLGNGTAEKLSRILPPIASWRNPVDMTGSAATNPELVWRTIETVLADDSVDGLIVIVGALQTTQGLDDIIRVVVSQPKPVFAVTVGSLSKNAENRAIVERLGQHRVPCFLTPERAVRAFQLLAVRC; from the coding sequence ATGAAACCAAGACAAAACGCCAACGATACCGAACCCGGGGCCGCCGGGGCTCTCGGACGCGCTTTGCACCCACGGGCGGTCGCCGTCGTCGGTGCCTCCTCCCGGGAAAACAACCTGGGCCACTGGATCCTGCAGTCCTTGATCAGCGGCGGATTTCCCGGTGCGATTTACCCGGTGAACCCCAAAGGCGGGAATTTGCTCGGACTGGATGTGATCACCGATGTCGAACGCCTGCCGGAACCGGTGGATCTCGGCATTGTGGCCGTCCCCGGGAACAGGGTGCCGGAGACGCTGGAAACCCTGGGCAGAAAAGGTGTGGCCTGCGCGGCCGTCATCGCCGGAGGGTTTGCCGAAACAGGCCCGGAGGGAAGGGCTCTCCAGGGGGAACTCCTGCGGGTCGCCCGACAGGCCGGGGTCCGGCTCATCGGGCCCAATACCATCGGAATCATCGATGTCCGGTCCAGACTGAACGCTTCTTTTTCCTCGGATATGGGCGGATCCGAACCGGGCGGTATCGGTGTCGTGTCCCAGAGCGGGTCTGTTTGCGAGACCTTGTATTTCAGGTGCCTGGAGAGGGGGGGTGGATTTTCCACGCTGATTGCCGCGGGGAACGAGGCGGACCTGGATCTGTGCGACTATCTGGAATATTTACTGCGCGACCCGGACACCGCGGTCGTGGCCATGTATGTGGAGCAGATTCGCCGGCCACGGCGTTTTTTTCAGCTGCTCAAGGATCGTGAGGGGAAAAAACCGGTGGTGATGTTCCGCACCGGAAGGACGCCCCGGGGCAGGGAGGCGGCCTTTTCCCACACCGGTGCCATGGCCGGCAGCGATGCCGTCCTGAGCGGGCTTTGCCGGCAGGTGGGCGTCGTGGAGGCGCGTTCCTACGGAGATCTCATCGACGGTACCATGGCCTTTACCTGCGGCCGGCGCCCCCGGGGCGGGCGTTTGGCCGTGGTCACCGGCCCGGGCGCACCGGGCGTGGCCGCCTGTGACGCCGCATTGGAAGCCGGTTTGGAGATGGCGACTTTGGGCAATGGCACTGCCGAGAAGTTGTCGCGCATTCTGCCGCCCATTGCCTCGTGGCGCAATCCCGTCGATATGACCGGCAGCGCCGCCACCAATCCGGAGCTTGTCTGGCGGACCATCGAAACCGTCCTGGCGGACGACTCGGTGGACGGCCTGATTGTGATCGTCGGGGCGCTCCAGACGACGCAGGGACTGGACGACATCATCCGGGTGGTGGTGTCGCAACCCAAGCCGGTCTTTGCGGTTACGGTCGGGTCCCTGTCAAAAAATGCCGAAAACCGCGCCATTGTTGAACGGTTGGGGCAACACAGGGTGCCGTGTTTTCTCACCCCCGAGAGGGCCGTGAGGGCCTTTCAATTGCTGGCCGTGCGCTGTTGA
- a CDS encoding transcriptional repressor, with protein sequence MRSGAKRTPQRLEIFREVARRADHPDAETVFRGVRQRMPTLSLDTVYRTLWWLKGLGLIKMLGPQQERARFEANLRRHHHFICTRCGLTRDFHSEDLNRVKPPRAARGIGRAEVTQVEVKGICHQCAAT encoded by the coding sequence ATGCGGTCGGGCGCCAAACGAACCCCTCAGCGCCTGGAAATTTTTCGTGAAGTGGCGCGGCGTGCGGACCATCCCGACGCAGAGACGGTGTTCCGGGGTGTACGCCAACGGATGCCCACCCTATCCCTGGATACGGTTTACCGGACGCTCTGGTGGCTGAAAGGCCTCGGGTTGATCAAAATGCTGGGGCCCCAGCAGGAGAGAGCCCGTTTCGAGGCCAATCTCCGTCGTCATCATCATTTCATCTGTACCCGGTGCGGATTGACACGCGATTTTCACAGCGAAGATCTGAACAGAGTGAAGCCGCCGCGAGCGGCTCGAGGAATCGGTCGTGCGGAAGTGACCCAGGTAGAAGTGAAGGGAATATGCCACCAATGCGCCGCGACATAA
- a CDS encoding competence/damage-inducible protein A codes for MNAEILATGDEIRAGALVDTNSAYIADKLETAGIVVRRHGCVGDDLNTLAAVLREIAARADIGVVTGGLGPTTDDVTAEAAASAAGMDLVEDEKALAMIEAFFKTRNRVMTPSNRKQARIPRGAKTLYNPVGTAPGFRLRIEDCTFYFLPGVPPEMRRMLAAEVLPDIEKTVGDGRTNCLVRNISTFGLTESVTGEKVAGVVRQFPEIKLGLRAKFPEIHVKLYLQGDDRDHVEKTLDAAAAWVNARIGKYVLSTEGKGMPHVVGNLLREKRATLAVAESCTGGRIANWITDVAGSSDYFLFSGVSYANAAKVDILGVSPQTLDACGAVSEKTAREMAVGVRRIAGATYGISTTGVAGPGGGTEEKPVGTVCVGLAMPEKAVGKRFFFPFGKRSMNKSMFAMAALEMLRRELLSL; via the coding sequence ATGAATGCGGAAATTCTGGCAACCGGTGATGAAATTCGCGCCGGAGCCCTGGTGGACACCAATTCGGCCTACATAGCGGATAAACTGGAAACGGCGGGCATCGTCGTCCGGCGTCACGGCTGTGTGGGCGACGATTTGAACACACTGGCCGCTGTTTTAAGGGAAATTGCCGCCAGGGCGGACATCGGCGTCGTGACCGGCGGACTGGGCCCCACCACCGACGACGTCACCGCCGAGGCGGCGGCATCGGCGGCCGGTATGGATCTTGTCGAAGACGAAAAAGCCCTGGCCATGATAGAAGCCTTTTTCAAAACGCGGAACCGGGTGATGACACCGTCGAACCGGAAGCAGGCCCGGATACCCAGGGGCGCGAAGACGCTTTACAACCCCGTGGGGACCGCACCGGGTTTCAGACTCAGGATTGAAGACTGCACGTTTTATTTCCTGCCCGGTGTTCCGCCGGAAATGCGCCGCATGCTGGCAGCGGAAGTCCTCCCGGACATCGAAAAGACGGTGGGGGACGGGCGGACCAACTGCCTGGTACGGAACATATCGACCTTCGGGCTGACCGAATCCGTCACGGGTGAAAAGGTGGCCGGTGTCGTGCGGCAGTTTCCCGAAATCAAGCTGGGGCTGCGTGCCAAATTTCCCGAAATTCACGTCAAACTCTACCTGCAGGGAGACGATCGCGATCACGTGGAAAAGACTCTGGATGCGGCCGCGGCATGGGTGAACGCGCGTATCGGCAAATATGTGCTCTCTACCGAAGGGAAAGGGATGCCGCATGTGGTGGGAAACCTGCTGAGGGAAAAGAGGGCCACCCTGGCCGTGGCTGAAAGCTGCACCGGCGGGCGGATCGCCAACTGGATCACCGACGTGGCCGGCAGCTCCGACTATTTCCTGTTTTCCGGGGTCAGCTACGCCAATGCCGCCAAGGTCGACATACTGGGAGTTTCCCCGCAGACGCTGGACGCCTGCGGCGCCGTTTCCGAAAAGACGGCACGGGAGATGGCCGTGGGGGTGCGCAGGATAGCCGGAGCGACCTACGGCATCTCCACGACCGGTGTGGCCGGCCCCGGCGGCGGCACGGAAGAAAAGCCCGTGGGCACCGTATGCGTCGGACTGGCCATGCCCGAAAAAGCCGTCGGGAAACGCTTTTTTTTCCCTTTTGGCAAGCGCTCCATGAACAAGAGCATGTTTGCCATGGCGGCACTGGAAATGCTGCGGCGGGAGCTGCTTTCATTGTAG
- a CDS encoding MFS transporter has translation MHKNTPPLFLAGSMWGLGALLYLMAFFHRVAPAVITTELMQAFDINAAVLGNLSAFYFYSYVAMQIPTGILADTWGPRRLLAGGAFVAGVGAAIFGLAPSLMWAGVGRLLIGGSVAVAWVAILKLTSSWFPARHYATLSGVALMVGIVGAVSAGTPLRWLVNLLGWRSGIILSSVILFAVAALIWIFVRDYPHEKGFDDYLEADSGRQRPTFREILQGIPEVLRYRNVLLLFIIPAGILGSVLTFSGLWGVPFLTARYGLSKPHAAALTSTLMVAMAIGGPVSGWLSDRIGRRKPLYLAMTATAFVGWMLITYARGTSVFSLLVLLIVTGFSSGVAVLSFVFAKETVPPALAGTVSGVVNTGLMTGPMVLQPAVGWVLDTRWEGALQQGVRVYGLRSFQAGFTLMLCWIALSLLLLLFTRETYCRQNAS, from the coding sequence TTGCATAAAAACACGCCGCCACTGTTTTTGGCCGGATCGATGTGGGGTCTGGGAGCACTGTTGTATTTGATGGCCTTTTTCCACCGCGTGGCGCCCGCGGTCATCACGACGGAACTCATGCAGGCTTTCGACATCAATGCGGCCGTTCTCGGCAACCTGTCCGCCTTTTATTTCTACAGCTACGTGGCCATGCAGATCCCTACGGGCATCCTCGCCGACACATGGGGGCCCCGGCGCTTGCTGGCCGGCGGTGCGTTTGTCGCCGGCGTCGGGGCCGCCATATTCGGGCTGGCGCCCAGCTTGATGTGGGCCGGCGTCGGCAGACTGCTTATCGGCGGCTCCGTGGCCGTCGCCTGGGTCGCAATTTTGAAGCTTACCAGCAGCTGGTTCCCGGCGCGTCATTATGCCACGCTGTCGGGCGTCGCACTGATGGTGGGGATCGTCGGCGCGGTATCGGCCGGGACGCCGCTGCGCTGGCTCGTGAACCTTTTGGGATGGCGCAGCGGCATCATCCTTTCGTCGGTGATTTTGTTTGCCGTGGCCGCTCTGATATGGATATTTGTCAGGGATTATCCGCACGAAAAAGGTTTCGACGATTACCTGGAAGCCGACAGCGGCCGGCAAAGGCCGACCTTCCGGGAAATCCTGCAAGGCATTCCGGAAGTCTTGCGCTACCGCAATGTGCTGCTTCTTTTCATTATCCCCGCCGGTATCCTGGGAAGCGTGCTTACCTTTTCCGGCTTGTGGGGGGTCCCCTTCCTGACAGCCCGCTACGGTCTGTCGAAGCCTCACGCCGCCGCCCTGACTTCCACCCTAATGGTGGCCATGGCAATCGGGGGGCCGGTGTCGGGGTGGCTCTCCGACCGCATCGGCAGGCGAAAGCCGCTCTATCTGGCGATGACGGCCACGGCCTTCGTCGGTTGGATGTTGATCACCTATGCCCGCGGCACCTCCGTATTCAGCCTCCTGGTGCTGCTGATTGTTACCGGATTCAGCTCCGGTGTGGCGGTGCTCAGTTTCGTTTTTGCCAAGGAGACGGTACCGCCTGCCCTGGCGGGAACGGTTTCCGGCGTTGTCAATACCGGCCTCATGACCGGACCGATGGTGCTGCAGCCTGCGGTCGGCTGGGTTCTCGACACCCGTTGGGAAGGGGCGCTGCAGCAGGGGGTGAGGGTGTACGGGTTGCGGTCGTTTCAAGCCGGTTTCACCCTCATGCTTTGCTGGATCGCCCTGTCACTGCTGCTACTGTTGTTTACACGGGAAACGTATTGCCGGCAGAATGCGAGTTGA
- a CDS encoding amidohydrolase family protein → MLGKDIIRLHAGWLIDGSGRPPENDVLITIADGRIQRLAGVDTPGSGGIAPVEDLSRCTVMPGLIDSHVHLFMSGTHDLVVRERQLEADFDTVREAITRRLGKCLENGIIAVRDGGDRHGHALAYKQEVLDPRALPVAVSAAGRAWRRGKRYGRLIGRPPDPGRGLSGSIRNSRESVDHVKIVNSGLNSLVRFGRETPPQFSLEEMTAAVAAAKEMGLKTMVHANGRVPVDIAVRAGCDSIEHGFFMGRDNLERMAERQVVWVPTAGTMRAYIDFMQKRVDGSRGGEQPAAGDDILPAAVEGARRNLEHQLEQISAAAGLGVPIAAGTDAGSPGVNHGTFLHEEIGILMEAGLSVQAAVKSATSIGARLLDMAQGGSIEKGAPATFIAVRGTPEAMPQSLGAIDALFIEGRRWSGESRCRITNDRGVHA, encoded by the coding sequence ATGCTTGGTAAGGATATTATACGGTTGCATGCCGGCTGGTTGATCGACGGCAGCGGCCGCCCCCCGGAAAATGACGTCCTGATCACCATTGCCGACGGCCGCATACAACGCCTGGCCGGGGTGGACACACCGGGATCGGGCGGCATCGCACCTGTCGAAGATCTTTCCCGCTGTACGGTCATGCCCGGGCTGATCGACAGTCACGTCCACCTGTTCATGTCCGGTACGCACGACCTCGTTGTCAGGGAAAGACAACTGGAAGCGGATTTCGATACCGTCCGCGAGGCCATCACCCGGCGTTTGGGCAAATGCCTGGAAAACGGCATCATCGCCGTGAGGGACGGTGGGGACCGGCACGGGCACGCCCTGGCCTACAAACAGGAGGTCCTGGATCCGAGGGCCCTACCCGTGGCGGTGTCTGCGGCCGGCAGGGCCTGGCGCAGGGGAAAGCGGTACGGCAGGCTGATCGGCAGACCGCCGGATCCGGGCCGGGGTCTCTCCGGCTCCATAAGGAACAGCCGTGAAAGCGTCGACCATGTCAAAATCGTCAATTCGGGATTGAACAGCCTGGTGCGTTTCGGCAGGGAAACGCCGCCTCAATTCAGTCTGGAAGAGATGACCGCAGCCGTTGCCGCGGCCAAAGAGATGGGACTTAAAACCATGGTGCACGCCAATGGAAGGGTTCCCGTCGATATTGCCGTCAGGGCGGGCTGTGATTCCATCGAGCACGGATTCTTCATGGGGAGAGACAACCTGGAGCGGATGGCGGAAAGGCAGGTCGTATGGGTGCCGACGGCCGGTACCATGCGCGCTTACATCGATTTCATGCAAAAAAGGGTTGACGGCAGTCGGGGCGGAGAACAACCGGCGGCCGGGGACGACATCCTGCCGGCCGCGGTGGAGGGTGCCCGCAGAAACCTGGAACACCAGCTGGAGCAGATATCCGCAGCCGCAGGGCTGGGGGTTCCGATTGCCGCGGGAACCGATGCGGGCAGTCCCGGCGTCAACCACGGGACATTCCTGCACGAGGAGATCGGCATTCTGATGGAGGCCGGACTCAGCGTACAGGCGGCTGTGAAAAGTGCCACCAGCATCGGCGCCCGGCTGCTAGACATGGCGCAGGGCGGTTCCATCGAAAAGGGGGCGCCGGCGACGTTTATCGCCGTCAGGGGAACGCCGGAAGCGATGCCGCAGAGCCTGGGCGCCATCGATGCGCTGTTCATCGAAGGCCGGCGGTGGTCCGGGGAAAGCCGCTGTCGGATAACCAATGACCGCGGTGTGCATGCATAA
- a CDS encoding alpha/beta fold hydrolase → MSVLTVVFILIGLALFYLLFTLFLTYLVQQLPRHPVEEAPDWGSCLDTRIPTPEGGFLEVWRVEPEVRSSKGIVLFAHGWGRNRDRMVPRARIFAEWGFTCVIHSARDHGKSSKKRFMNAARFAEDIATVMRWLKEPVILYGHSAGSAGAIIAAAGNKEMVRLLILEASYARTKEALYSLYCWVNPLFGLLFARMILFWMDLFYGGMLNDCSPVRLAKEIDMPVMIVHGEQDRRFPVAFAHELKAGFVHEKVEMYIGPGAGHSDSSLTPGYRDAVKAFIDRYLK, encoded by the coding sequence ATGTCGGTATTGACGGTAGTATTCATTCTGATTGGCTTGGCGCTGTTCTATCTGCTTTTCACGCTCTTTCTGACCTATCTGGTGCAGCAACTTCCGCGGCATCCGGTCGAAGAGGCCCCTGACTGGGGGTCGTGTCTGGACACCAGAATCCCGACGCCGGAAGGCGGATTCCTGGAGGTCTGGCGCGTCGAACCGGAGGTACGGTCGTCGAAGGGCATTGTTCTTTTTGCCCACGGCTGGGGACGCAACCGCGACAGAATGGTGCCCAGGGCCAGGATTTTTGCCGAATGGGGATTCACCTGCGTGATTCACAGCGCCCGGGACCACGGCAAATCCAGTAAAAAGAGATTCATGAACGCTGCCAGATTCGCGGAGGACATCGCGACGGTGATGCGGTGGCTGAAAGAGCCGGTCATCCTGTATGGGCATTCGGCGGGGTCGGCGGGTGCCATCATCGCCGCGGCCGGGAACAAGGAGATGGTTCGGCTTCTAATCCTGGAGGCGTCCTATGCCCGCACAAAGGAGGCGCTTTACAGCCTTTACTGCTGGGTAAACCCGCTGTTCGGGCTTCTGTTTGCACGCATGATTCTTTTCTGGATGGATCTTTTCTATGGCGGCATGCTGAACGACTGCAGCCCTGTACGCCTGGCAAAGGAGATCGACATGCCGGTGATGATCGTTCACGGTGAACAGGACCGCCGATTTCCGGTCGCATTTGCCCATGAACTCAAAGCCGGCTTTGTCCATGAAAAAGTGGAAATGTACATTGGTCCGGGAGCGGGACACAGCGACTCGAGCCTGACGCCGGGATATCGGGACGCGGTAAAAGCGTTTATCGACAGGTACCTGAAGTAA